One genomic segment of Leishmania major strain Friedlin complete genome, chromosome 6 includes these proteins:
- a CDS encoding putative serine-threonine dehydratase, which produces MPTFSDIMAARKALDGYVYETPIIESNALHGKTRHESVLLKCENLQRTGSYHVRGMTYRVIRAKEEDLGINNFVTHSSGNGGAALACAASNFQSTAHVVVPEDTNALITRSIRLYHGNFYYCKPDLKSRVEMEARLHSEFNKVAGKKRNQCMLVNPYSDEAIIAGHGTTGIEIMLQTDCSVDCVVIPVGGGALLAGAAIAVKGMKPHVGVFAAELAVPPDHYTVFKRGEVIEARKLKGDEKRPKGNKHGIRTELTDLANSYIDRYVDGVVHVSKEEMCYAFRYVYERCKLVVDTNAAIAVAAVLACPQELSNYRRICIVLSGGNVDLNDVPKIATARL; this is translated from the coding sequence ATGCCGACCTTTAGCGACATCATGGCGGCGCGCAAGGCGCTGGACGGCTACGTTTATGAGACACCGATCATCGAGAGCAACGCCCTGCATGGCAAGACGCGGCACGAGAGTGTCCTGCTCAAGTGCGAGAACCTGCAGCGCACCGGCAGCTACCACGTCCGCGGCATGACATACCGCGTGATCCGCGCCAAGGAGGAGGATCTGGGTATCAACAATTTTGTTacccacagcagcggcaacggcggtgcagcgctggcgtgcgcggcgagcaACTTCCAGAGCACGGCGCACGTCGTCGTGCCGGAGGACACCAACGCCCTCATCACGCGCAGCATCCGCCTCTACCACGGTAACTTCTACTACTGCAAGCCCGACCTGAAGAGCCGTGTCGAAATGGAGGCGCGGCTCCACTCGGAGTTCAACAAGGTGGCCGGCAAGAAGCGCAACCAGTGCATGCTCGTGAATCCGTACAGCGACGAGGCCATCATCGCCGGCCACGGCACGACCGGCATCGAGATCATGCTCCAGACAGACTGCTCGGTGGACTGCGTTGTTATCCCggtcggcggtggtgcactgCTAGCGGGGGCGGCGATCGCTGTGAAGGGCATGAAGCCGCATGTCGGCGTCTTTGCGGCCGAACTGGCTGTGCCTCCGGATCACTACACGGTTTTCAAGCGCGGCGAGGTCATCGAGGCACGCAAGCTCAAGGGCGATGAGAAGCGCCCCAAGGGCAACAAGCACGGCATCCGAACGGAGCTGACGGACCTTGCGAACAGCTACATTGATCGCTacgtcgacggcgtcgtgcaCGTGTCGAAGGAGGAGATGTGCTACGCCTTCCGATATGTGTACGAACGCTGCAAACTCGTCGTAGACACGAATGCTGCCAtcgccgtggcagcggtgctggccTGCCCGCAGGAGCTGAGCAACTACCGCCGCATCTGCATTGTGCTTTCAGGCGGTAACGTGGACCTCAACGATGTGCCGAAGATtgcgacggcgcggctgtga